CATTCACCCCATTAGTCCCATCCGGCCCCTTCGGCCCTGTCCTGCGAACCGAACGAGGGACCGTCGGCCCCATCCTCATGGGCGGATCGGCCGCCGCGCCCAGGTCGCTCATTGCCCGATGCTGACGGCGACCGAACCGGAGGTATCCCGTGTACGACCGAATCGAGCGCCCGTGCGGCTGTCTCCACCGCCGTCCCCCGTGGCGGGCGCCACGCACGGGCCGGACAGGTCATCGTCCGGCCGCCCGCCACGTCTGCCCTGACTCCAGGGCGGCCGGACGCACGATACGCAGCGATTCCGAGCGGGGGGACCGGTGAGCGTCCTCCGAGTGATCCGTCGGCAGCGCCAGAACGCCGACGACCGGCCGTTCATCGTGATCTGGGAGGCGACCCGGGCCTGCCCGCTCGCCTGCCTGCACTGCCGGGCCGAGGCAGTGCCCGACCGTGACCCGCGGGAGCTCGACACTGCTGCCGCCAAGGAGCTGCTGCACCAAGTGGCCGCCTTCGGGGCCCCGGCACCGCTGTTCGTGATCACGGGCGGCGATCCCTTCCAGCGCCCCGACCTGCTGGAGCTGATCGCCTACGGTGAAACGGCGGGTGTGCGCGTCGCTGTCTCTCCCTCCGGCACGCCCACGCTCACCCCGGACCGGCTGCGCGCCGTGCACGACGCGGGTGCGGTCGGGCTGTCGCTGAGCCTCGACGGCTCCACCGCCGACCTGCACGACGGATTCCGTGGTGTGCCCGGGGTGTACCGCTGGACCCTGGACGCCTGGGACACCGCCCGCGCGCTCGGCATGAAGGTGCAGATCAACACCACGGTCGCCCGGCACAACCTCCAGGACCTGCCGGACATCGTCCGTCTCGTCGTCGAGCACGGCGCGATGCTGTGGAGCGCCTTCTTCCTGGTGCCGACCGGCCGTGGCCGACAGCTCGGCGTGCTCACCCCGGCCGAGACGGAAGACGTCCTCAACTTCGTGTACGACGTGGGCCTGACCGTCCCCGCCAAGACGACCGAAGCCCATCACTTCCGCCGCGTCGCACTCCAGCGGAAGGTGCTGGCGGACGCCTGCGAGGACCATGTCAGGGTGCTCGGGCTCGGCCCGCTCTATCAGGAACTTCGCGACCGCGCCTCCGCGTTGGGCCTGAGCGCCGGAGGCCGCCGAGCACGACGGCCGCCGCTGGACGTCAACGCGGGCCGCGGCTTCGTCTTCGTCTCACACACAGGCACCGTGCACCCGAGTGGATTCCTGCCCCTGGGCGCGGGCAACGTGCGCGAGACACCGCTGCCCGAGATCTACCGCACCTCCGAGCTGTTCACCGGCCTGCGCGACCCGGACCGGCTCGGCGGGCGCTGCGGAGCGTGCGAGTTCCGCCGGGTCTGCGGCGGCTCCCGCTCCCGCGCCTACGGCGTCACGGGCGATCCGTACGCCGAGGAGCCGTGGTGCGTATACCGGCCCGGGTCCTTCCCCCACCAGCGGGAACTGGCGGCGCTGCTGGCGGACTCGCCTGGTACGGCGGGCCTCGGTGCCTCACCGGAGCCGGTTCGTCATCCGTCGCCCGAACGCCATACGCAGCAACAGGAAGTCACGTGACCACCGAGCTCGAACGTCCCGAATCCACCGGCGGCCGGTATCCCAGCAGGTTCAAGCAGTCGGGGCTGAAGGCCCGTCACCTGCGTGCCCACATCGTCGTCGTGGTGTGGGCGGCCCTGGCGCTGCTGGCAGCCACCGCACAGCAGTCGCTGCCCATCGCCCGCTGGCTGGCGATCCACCTGTTCCTGCTCGGCGCCGCCACCACCGCCATCGTGGTCTGGAGCGAGCACTTCACCGTCGCTCTGCTGCACGCCCGCCGCCCCGACGAACGGTGGAGTGACGCTCGGCTGGCCGGGGTCAACCTCGCCGTGGTGGGTGTCCTCGTCGGCGTGTGGATGGACCGGCCGCTTCTGATCGGTGCCGCAGCCGCCCTGCTGGTGGTCGCGGTCGCCGCGCACCTGGTGGTGCTGGTGCGTATGGGCCGGGGCGCACTGGGCGGGCGGCTCGCTCCCATCGTCGACTTCTATCGGGTGGCCGCAGGGGTGCTGATCGTCGGCGTGGTCCTGGGCGGGCTGCTCGCCACCGGACGGGCCGGTGCTCAGCACTACGCCGAACTGAGGCTCGCCCACATCCATGTCACCCTGCTCGGCTGGATCGGACTTCCCGTGCTGGGCACCCTGTTCATGCTCTGGCCCACCGTGCTGGGCGTCCGCATGGCCGAACGCACCACTCGGGTGGCGCGCTGGGTGCTGGGGCTGACCGGCGGCGGACTGCTGACCACTGTCGTCGGGCTGGCCGCCGGGTGGCGCCCGCCGGCCGTGATCGGTGTCGTGGCATACGCCGTCGGCCTGGCCTTGGCGGTGGAACTGTTCGCCCGCACGGTACGCGGGCGACGCCCGGTCTCGGCGGCGGCCGCATGGACGTTCGGAGCAGCTGTCGTATGGCTGTGCATCGGCGTGACCACGGATGCGGTGATCCTGACCATCCGGCCCCTCGCCCAGGCAGGGGAGGAGGTCGGCGCCCTGGTCCCGGTGCTGCTCATCGGTGTCGTCGCACAGGTCCTCGTCGGCGCCCTGACCTACCTGTTGCCGATCGTGCTCGGCAGCGGACCGAAGGAGCGGGCCGCGGTCCGGGCGGTACTGGAACGAGGCTGGTTGGCCCGGTTGGTGACCCTCAATGGGGGCGTCGCACTGGTGGCACTGCCGCTGCCCGGTCCCTCCGGCGCGGCGGGCATGCTGCTGGCCGCGACGGCCGGAACTGTGTTCATCGCCCTCACTGTCTCCGCTCTCGTCCGAGCGGGGCGCCGTACCGGAGAGAGCCGTTCGGCGCGCGGGCCGGTCCTGGTGGGCAGTGCGGCCGGTGCTGTCCTGATCGCGCTGGCCGTGCTGCTCGCCAACAGCGGCGGCGACACCCACCGCCCCGCCGTCGCCGCCGGGGCGGGCAGCGGCGCCGCCACCGCCACGCGCACCGTCGACGTCACCCTGACCGACATGCGCATCCGGCCCAGCCGGATCGAGGTCACCGCAGGCACCGCGCTGAAGCTGAAGGTCACCAACAAGGACGCCCAGCGGCACGACCTCAAGCTCGACGGAGGCCCCTCCACCCCCCTCCTCTCCCACGGGCAGAGCCGCACCCTCGACCTCGGGCCGCTCACCAAGGACCGCACCGCATGGTGCACGCTGCCCGGCCACCGCGCCGCCGGAATGACGATGGCCCTCGTTGTGAAGAACGCCACGGACACGGCCACCAGCCCACATGACGGGCATACGACCATCCTCGACAGCACGGGGCTTGACCTCTCCGCCGACTTCTCCCGTGGATGGAAGCCCCGTGATCCCGATCTGGCTCCCGTGCCCGCCGGCAGAGTGCACCGGATCGAACTGCACGCCGCCTCCAGGACCATCGAGGTCGCCCCGGGCGTCAAGCAGCAGATGTGGACCTTCGGCGGCACCGCCCCCGGCCCCACCCTCCACGGGAACGTCGGCGACGTCTTCGAGATCACCCTCGTCAACGACGACACGACCATGGGCCACGGCATCGACTTCCACGCCGGTTCGCTGTCCCCGGACACGTCGATGCGTACCCTCCAGCCCGGTCAGCGCCTGGTCTACCGCTTCCGCGCCGACAAGGCGGGTGCATGGCTGTACCACTGCAGCAGCGCGCCGATGCTCCAGCACATGGGCAACGGCATGTACGGGGCGGTCATCATCGACCCGCCCGGCCTGAAGAAGGTGGACCACGAGTACGTGCTGGTCTCCTCCGAGCTGTACCTCGGCACGCCCGGCAGCGCGGCCCAGGTGGCGAAGATGCGTCAGGACACTCCGGACACCTGGGTGTTCAACGGCGCCGCCGCGCAGTACGCCAAGGCCCCGCTGAAGGCGCAGGCCGGCGAGCGGGCTCGCTTCTGGGTGGTGGCCGCCGGACCGAGCGACGGCATCGCCTTCCACGTCGTCGGCACCGTCTTCGACACCGTGTACAAGGAGGGCGCCTACCTGCTCAGGCCCGGTGAGCCAGGAGGCTCCCAGGCGCTCGATCTCGCCCCCGCCCAGGGAGGGTTCGTGGAGACCAGGTTCCCCGCGGCCGGTCACTACTCCTTCGTCGACCACGACATGCGCCACGCCGAAGCCGGGGCCATGGGCATGGTGGAGGTGAGCGAGTAGTGGGCACGGTGGGTCTGTGGTCCGTGGTGCGGTTCCTCCATGTCACCGGTGCAGTGCTGTGGGTCGGCGGGCAGTTGGCCCTGACCCTCGTGGTCCTTCCGCTGGCTCGTCGCATGCTCGCGCCGGAGGCCAGGGACCGCTTCGCCGCCGAGGCGGGCCGCCGCTTCGGGCTGCTG
This genomic interval from Streptomyces sp. NBC_00557 contains the following:
- a CDS encoding multicopper oxidase domain-containing protein; this encodes MTTELERPESTGGRYPSRFKQSGLKARHLRAHIVVVVWAALALLAATAQQSLPIARWLAIHLFLLGAATTAIVVWSEHFTVALLHARRPDERWSDARLAGVNLAVVGVLVGVWMDRPLLIGAAAALLVVAVAAHLVVLVRMGRGALGGRLAPIVDFYRVAAGVLIVGVVLGGLLATGRAGAQHYAELRLAHIHVTLLGWIGLPVLGTLFMLWPTVLGVRMAERTTRVARWVLGLTGGGLLTTVVGLAAGWRPPAVIGVVAYAVGLALAVELFARTVRGRRPVSAAAAWTFGAAVVWLCIGVTTDAVILTIRPLAQAGEEVGALVPVLLIGVVAQVLVGALTYLLPIVLGSGPKERAAVRAVLERGWLARLVTLNGGVALVALPLPGPSGAAGMLLAATAGTVFIALTVSALVRAGRRTGESRSARGPVLVGSAAGAVLIALAVLLANSGGDTHRPAVAAGAGSGAATATRTVDVTLTDMRIRPSRIEVTAGTALKLKVTNKDAQRHDLKLDGGPSTPLLSHGQSRTLDLGPLTKDRTAWCTLPGHRAAGMTMALVVKNATDTATSPHDGHTTILDSTGLDLSADFSRGWKPRDPDLAPVPAGRVHRIELHAASRTIEVAPGVKQQMWTFGGTAPGPTLHGNVGDVFEITLVNDDTTMGHGIDFHAGSLSPDTSMRTLQPGQRLVYRFRADKAGAWLYHCSSAPMLQHMGNGMYGAVIIDPPGLKKVDHEYVLVSSELYLGTPGSAAQVAKMRQDTPDTWVFNGAAAQYAKAPLKAQAGERARFWVVAAGPSDGIAFHVVGTVFDTVYKEGAYLLRPGEPGGSQALDLAPAQGGFVETRFPAAGHYSFVDHDMRHAEAGAMGMVEVSE
- a CDS encoding TIGR04053 family radical SAM/SPASM domain-containing protein; the protein is MIRRQRQNADDRPFIVIWEATRACPLACLHCRAEAVPDRDPRELDTAAAKELLHQVAAFGAPAPLFVITGGDPFQRPDLLELIAYGETAGVRVAVSPSGTPTLTPDRLRAVHDAGAVGLSLSLDGSTADLHDGFRGVPGVYRWTLDAWDTARALGMKVQINTTVARHNLQDLPDIVRLVVEHGAMLWSAFFLVPTGRGRQLGVLTPAETEDVLNFVYDVGLTVPAKTTEAHHFRRVALQRKVLADACEDHVRVLGLGPLYQELRDRASALGLSAGGRRARRPPLDVNAGRGFVFVSHTGTVHPSGFLPLGAGNVRETPLPEIYRTSELFTGLRDPDRLGGRCGACEFRRVCGGSRSRAYGVTGDPYAEEPWCVYRPGSFPHQRELAALLADSPGTAGLGASPEPVRHPSPERHTQQQEVT